The proteins below are encoded in one region of Saccopteryx leptura isolate mSacLep1 chromosome 1, mSacLep1_pri_phased_curated, whole genome shotgun sequence:
- the NDUFA12 gene encoding NADH dehydrogenase [ubiquinone] 1 alpha subcomplex subunit 12, whose product MEYLQVLQRALQQVTGHGGLRGYLRVFFRANDVRVGTLVGEDKYGNKYYEDNKQFFGRHRWVIYTTEMNGKNTFWDVDGSMVPPEWHRWLHCMTDDPPTTKPPTARKFIWKNHKFNLSGTPNQYVPYSTTRKKIQEWVPPSTPYK is encoded by the exons ATGGAGTACCTGCAGGTTTTGCAGCGCGCCCTGCAGCAGGTCACCGGCCACGGTGGCCTCCGAGGCTATCTCCGAGTTTTCTTCAG GGCAAATGATGTGAGGGTTGGTACATTAGTGGGGGAAGACAAATATGGAAACAAGTACTATGAAGACAACAAGCAGTTTTTTG GCCGTCACCGATGGGTTATATATACTACTGAAATGAATGGCAAAAACACATTCTGGGATGTGGATGGAAGCATGGTGCCCCCTGAATG GCATCGTTGGCTTCACTGTATGACTGATGATCCTCCAACAACAAAACCTCCTACTGCTCGTAAATTCATTTGGAAAAACCATAAGTTCAACCTCAGTGGCACTCCAAATCAGTATGTACCTTATTCCACCACTAGAAAGAAGATTCAAGAGTGGGTCCCACCTTCAACACCTTACAAGTAA